TAAGAACAGACCCTGGAGCAGAGTGTACTTGAATTCAAGTCtaaatgatgtgggaaacaaaggcagaagaaaagtcATTTAATATTCTTACTACCTATAGCTCGCTGACaatccttgaaacaggcagagtgatgttcctctagggactcagctgcctcaatgttaatactttgctaagggcaaaaggcaatcttaaccCAACCACcgccaggatcctgtgagtctactttaacatataaaaatacctttagaaatttcctttatctctaaccacccccccccccaagatatgtgttggcaatcatctccgaagcatatggcccacccacatacatctgaagggtctcatgactaaggttttgttagacggtaataaatgaccttttcccaacaatagctagccccctcaaggtcctggaaaccttgcttccaaatccTTAGAGActtaacactatccctaaccccctcccaacttgaaagtttataatgggccactccttgggactccagtgcagctctttctgcccacgggtcctgtccccgtgctttgaTAAAAcaacctttttgcaccaaagacatttcaagaattctttcttggccgttggcttcgaaccctaacatcttttcCTACATCATAACATTCAATAGCTGTATGACTTGAGCAGTCACTTAACCTCTTCAGGCTTTAGTTTCattgtcttcatctgtaaaaggagggtTGCTAGAGGTTTAACtaaatatgtgcatgtgtatctgtatgtatatgtatatatatatatatatatgtgtatatatatctacagttaagagatatatatattttatatgtatgtattacttcaaaatatatatggatatatgtttACTTAAGATTATATGTATCTACttaagatgtatatatatatttatttaagatatatacatggatatatatatatatttacttcagattttatatatgtaatagaaCAGCATTTCTTGGCAGGTGGTGTTACTTAAATATTAACTGTTTTTATATTGACTGGTCACTTCCATATCTGAACTGCTATTGAGTTAACAAAAGTAATTGATCTGATGGTTCTTgtcctgttttttctttaaagtttcagttatagCAAAATGTCACTTAAGAAATTgaataaacaggggcgcctgggtggcacagcggttgggcgtctgccttcggctcagggcgtgattccggcattatgggatcaagccccacatcaggctcctccgctaggagcctgcttcttcctctcccactccccctgcttgtgttccctctctcgctggctgtctctgtcctgtcgaataaataaataaaatctttaaaaaaaaaaaagaaagaaattgaataaacACATAATGAGAAGCCCCACAGCAAGGTGCTGAGTTAATAGGATAATCACTTCCTGAATACGTATGAATGAAGTCTTTGTAGAACTAGCAGAGGCGCTATTAATGGGCTTTTGTTTCAGAGATGATGGATTGATAGTCCAGGGACAGGCCTGATGAGAACCCTCCTAGCAACTGCCTCGCTTTGCCTAGTACTGAAACAGTAGTCTTGCAAGTAAGTATAACCTCCTATAAATCAAAACGCTCACACCTGAGCTTCCTAAGGACAGAGATTTTGTCTGTATTGGGTCATTGCTGTGTCTGCAGAATTCAGGCAAATGCCTTGCAAATAGTGGGTGCACAATAACTATTTCTTCAATGAACTGAATGGACAccttgacattttctttaaaacagaattaacactaaaagcaaagcaaacaaacaaaaagtaagagGCTTCCCACTTCCTGACAGATTTCTGACCCTATCCATGCTGGTGAGCAGGTGTGCAGGGTTGGGGAGAAGCATGCGAAGGACATAAGTGCAAACGTGTCCATTTAGCAAGTATTCTAGAAGGCCGGGATTGGGTTCAGCACTCACAGGAATGTGTGGTGTGCAGTGGTGCCACACTTAACTCAGATTCCTGGGCATGTGTCAcatttgtattacaaatattttgttcAGCATCCAACTTCAGTGTCTATACTTATCCTTATTCCTTGCCAGGGTTTTCAGAAATCCTTTACCGATGACCAAGTGTCATAAAGTGATACTTTTACTTTCTGCAAACATTTGGGTTACTTTTAATGGTTGTTACTCGGTGTTGACTAGCTAAAATAATCAGTTTGACATGACCATTTCACAGGTGGGGTTGATTATATTGCATTAAAATTTAGCTCACAACCTCAGATAGTGGATTACAATAGTGTTCTCAAAATTATTCCTGACAATCGTCTAAATACATATTCGTTTTTACTGCcatagcaaacattttttttgaaaacagaaagaagtgCCCTTTCACAGCATAGAGAAGCTAATAATTTGTAGCGGAAACTATTCATTTGTACACACTGTACGTTTTCCTAATTATCTTTGTAATGAAAACTGAGAAAGTATTAGTCATCCTTGGCTGAGCTATACTCAATTCTACTTgtcttttctaaatataataaaacaacaaacagcCTTAAAGGACATTATTAATTGATTAGACAAGATTTCTTAAAATGGTtatcatctcatttaactttGGAGCTTCCAGACATTAATAATGAGTCACCAAAATGCTATCATTGATTTATAACACACATTAGCACATCAGGTTTGGCCCAAGAACTCTGTGggtccagaaggaaaaagaaagatgcttACAAGTGAGCCATGGCAGAAATACACTGAAAACATATATCTGTATTAACGGTAAACAATTAGGCCTAATTCGAGTATAATGAACATTCAGGTTCATTTTATGCCAAGGAACTGTTTCTATTCTTGCCGCTCCAGGTAGAAAGAGTCCTTAGGGTTAGAACACCATTGAGGGTGATATAATTTTGCTTGGCCTTTGGGCATATAAGGTAAACATTTTACAACAAAAATTTACAGCCATAGAATACACAGGATCTGATCAATGTTAACATACTTGGCGTTTAAGGCTAATCCACATTGGAAAAACAATCATTTCCAGGATGGACATCAAATATCTTAACACAGTGTGACCTGTCTGAGTTGCTagaaaagatttcttatttaaaaatcgATCCACAGGATGTATTTTCACATTTGCCCGTTTCTTTCCACTTGTGTGCTAGAGGGAGGCACTTTAAAGAGTCGTTTTAGGAGTACAAGACACTGACTTTCAGCAGTGATTGGTAAATATGGcagggaatgaaaatgaaattgtattaaaaagaaagtaaacaaatcattaaattagaaaaattcacCGAATCTTGTAAAGATCACTAATTTCTGATTTGAATAACTTCCTTGCTTAAAAAAAGATTAGTAGTTATCACCCACCTATGCCCAAATAAGTGAATATACTACAGCTCCTGATGTTAAGATATAATGGTTTTGCTGTCTGGGTTCATAAGGGGTTTTAAATATTGACAAGTACTTTGAGTTATGTTTTGAGTAGTATTCCAGAATATTGTATTATGCATAGGTCCCAAAGTGTCAGAAAAACTAAAATGTCAAATAGAACATACTGGAAGAGCTtagtaaaatgtataaaaattaaaaggctaAAAAACCACTCCGttttaaacaagtaaaaataaatcgAATTGGTTCGTGGGAAtcgagagactttttttttttttttttttttttttttagttagctGGTATGTATTGCACCCGCCACAACACGTTGGAAAGTAGGTCCTGGTACACACTAAGGAATATCCAACCAGGTAAATACATCAGGGTGATGAGGCCCATGAAATTGAGCGGATAGTGAGAATAGTCCCAGGAACAAGCGCCGCACATGCGGAGTCCCAGACCCCAGGACAACTCCCATACATAGATGAAGATCACGTAGATGGGCATCCGCTTCCAACTGCTCCAGCCACGACTCCAGTGGAGGTGGAAGTAGAGCTTTTCCACCACGAAACTGCAGCTGCCGTACATAAAGAAGGACCAGAGTGACGTGTGGCCGCTGGTTGCCCCATCTCCCTGCCCcagtaaattaaagaagaaagtgaagaaaatctCATCCAAAAAGCCGTGCATTCCGAAGAAAAGAAAGCGGAGCAGGCCTGGCAGCCCCCGACTGGGGGCTCCCCCGAAGCCCCTGGCGCCCCGGGGTAGTCGCCGCTGGCCACCTGCAACCATAGGGGCCCCGGCTCCCAGAGGGGCGGGGGACGCGCCGGGGCAATGCTGCGGCTGCTGCTCAGGAGGCCGCCCGTATCGCAAGCGCAAGAAGCGCTTCAGGAACACATGGCAGTGGTAGAGCGCCAGCACATACTGCAGTGCTAGGTCCAGTGTCCCCGGCACCGCCGCGCCCCCCGGCCCGCTGCGCAGGCCGAGCAGCGGCGCCTGGCCGGCCAGGGTCTGCAGTGTCACGTGGGCCGAGGGGTAGAGGAGAAAATTGAAGACGAAGGCGCTGGGGCAGCGCTGCTGCTGCAGGTAGACCTTCTCCAGGGCGAAGTGGGTGAGCGAGTGCAGCAGGCAGCGGTAGGGCGAGGAGAAGCCCAGCATCCGGAGGTCCGGGCTGCTAGCGAAGCGCCGAGCCGAGGACACGAGCACGTCCAGGGTGATCCCGTGCATCCCGTAGAAGTAGAGGCGCATCCAGGCGGGCAGCGTAGCGCCGTCCGCCGGCGCTTCAGCAGTGGACAGCGGCTCCGGGCGGCTGGCTGCAGCCTCGCCTCCCCTCCCGCTGGGGCCCCCGGGACGCCGCGCGGCGCTGCTCCTTCGAGCGCGACCCTCGCCGTCCGCATCGCTGCCCGCCATGGGCTCAGAGGCTGCCCAGGCACCCGAGCCCGCGCCGCCGCCTGGTGCGTGGAGCTGCGGGGCCGAGGAGCCGAGCGCCGCGCCGCCTCCCGGCAGCTGCCGGCCCCCGGGGGGCGCGCAGGGAGCTCCGTCCCGGCCGCGGCCGGGTGGCAGCCGGAGCTGGTTTGCTCGGGAGACGCGCGGGCCGCCCGGCTGGCAGAGTCCCCCCGCCGCGGCCCCACCGCGCCCTGCCCTCCAGTCCTGGGTGAGATGCGGCCGGCCCGCGCCCGCGCTCACTCTGCGCGGCCTAACAGGCGCCGCGGCCCGGCGAGGGGCGGTGGTGCTGGGGCTGCAAGGAGGAATGCGGAGGCTGCTGCAAACCCCATCTCCACCGCTGCTCAGCCCCGCCGCCTGTGCCGCGGGCTCTTGAAGCGTAAAGCGAGCAGTGACGCCCCTTCCCCCGGCCCTCCCCATGCCCCTCTCCGCCTTTCTCGACCTCTCCCGTCTTCGCAGGggccccctccccgtcccccccTCCAAGCCGAGTCCCGCGGGGGTCCGCTGGAAAAGGCCGGGCCCTGCTTCTCCGCCTCCTTCCCCCGCTCTGCACCCGGGTCCCAGGCGGTGCGGGGAGGCGTTTGCTGGGGCGGAGGCAGGAGTGGGGAAGCACCTAACAGGTGTGATTGCGAGCTGATGGGCAATCCCTGTATCGCGGAACTAGAGCCAGGGCCGGCTGGCAGAGGCGAATGGCCTAATGCCACAAACCAGAGGCCGGGCCTGAGACCAAACTGTGGTGCTGTATATTTAATGTTCTAATTCAAAGCCAGCTGTGCCCCGGTCACAAAGAATAAACACGAGACTCCATGCCTGCACGCCCCAGCATCTGAAACGTTGCCACGGGGCCTCGTTCACTTTTTCAATCTCTATCTCTGACCAGTCTGCTTTCCTAGGTTAGTCTACTAAGGGCCAAAGACGGAGATTCAAACCCCCCCAGAATTATGAAACGATTTGAGGCCAGCTAGGTTGGACATTGCTCTGGCTGCGGCGCAGTCTCATATCAAGAATAGTACCTTTGCTCACGCTGGCATACCCCAGTGCTGCTTTTCTCCTCGCAGAACTAGGTCATCCCAGAGATGGAGAGTGAAATAGAGGgtgagatatttatttatttatttatttatttatttatttatttatttatttatttatttattgtagagagggtgggggaatctAGAACTTtggtgtgttggggggggggctgcgctTTTTAATCCAATTTTGAATTGGATTCTGAATCCAAAATTCAGATTTAGAATTGAAAAGGATTGAAAAGAACCTTAGGGGTAAATTATACTGATTTATAACCTCCTGCTCTCATCATATCTAGGCAGAAACTAGATAACAGTTCTAATATGTAAGGAGACGGAATGTTTCTTGGATGGAAGGCTTTCTGGCCCCACTATCTCCCCTTACTTATTTCAACTCCTTATGTTTACAGTCTATAGTTGCTTAATTGTCTGTGATTTaggtaagagaaataaaagtatggtgagaagaagaaaaattgtttaAGTAATATCACTTGTATAAGGtcaaaataatgactttttttttttaaaacttcgtTAGCATGTGGTTTATTTGCAGACTTCCTTTCACAACTGTCAAAAGTCAGTGAGTGGAAACTGTCCTGCCAGGGACAGAAGCCTCAGGTGCTCCTCAAACCAACCGCAAAACAGTAAACGGTTAGTTGCCCAAGTGACTGAGCAAGTAcaatgaagagaaataataatgttGTTAAAAAACTAAGTTCAACTAAGTCTGAAGATCTAATCAGCTTTaatcaatgattcatgaattgggctgCATCCCATTTAATAAATAGAAGTGAGCTCCAAGGAGCTATACAAAATggaagacttttataggcagaaacaAGGCGGGACATGGAAAGTtattagtaaaagaaaagaaagaattgttttaggcaaggtcaccttcctttgtGTGGGAGTCTGTCATGCAGATTACCACACTAGTCCTGATCAGGAAATTCCAAGTGGTGATTAAAAGTCacatttctgggggcgcctgggtggcacagctgttgaccgtctgccttcggctcagggcgtgatcccggcgttatgggatcgagccccacatcaggctcctctgctatgagcctgcttcttcctctcccactccccctgcttgtgttccctctctcgctggctgtctctatctctgtcaaataaataaataaaatcttaaaaaaaaaaaaaaaccaaaaaactaagctttaaaaaaaaaaagtcacatttctGTAACTAagtcttgttttgctttcttgggGCAAGTGACTCCATATTGAGcctgttactattattttttttaaacgcTATAAAcaatttcttgagcacctactatatacaAGATGCTAAATACCCTGGAAAAATAAAGGGTTATATTCTCTCTAAGAAGTGTATAATCTAGTTGATAGGATAATAACCTATCATATATGTGTAAAGCCTACCtatgattattattaataataattatgatcAGCTAGTTCCCCCTTATCCATAATTTCGCTTTCCACAGTCCAGAAGCAGACGATCTTCCTCCTGACATGTCATCAGAAGGTGGGTA
The sequence above is a segment of the Ursus arctos isolate Adak ecotype North America unplaced genomic scaffold, UrsArc2.0 scaffold_3, whole genome shotgun sequence genome. Coding sequences within it:
- the TMEM229A gene encoding transmembrane protein 229A codes for the protein MAGSDADGEGRARRSSAARRPGGPSGRGGEAAASRPEPLSTAEAPADGATLPAWMRLYFYGMHGITLDVLVSSARRFASSPDLRMLGFSSPYRCLLHSLTHFALEKVYLQQQRCPSAFVFNFLLYPSAHVTLQTLAGQAPLLGLRSGPGGAAVPGTLDLALQYVLALYHCHVFLKRFLRLRYGRPPEQQPQHCPGASPAPLGAGAPMVAGGQRRLPRGARGFGGAPSRGLPGLLRFLFFGMHGFLDEIFFTFFFNLLGQGDGATSGHTSLWSFFMYGSCSFVVEKLYFHLHWSRGWSSWKRMPIYVIFIYVWELSWGLGLRMCGACSWDYSHYPLNFMGLITLMYLPGWIFLSVYQDLLSNVLWRVQYIPAN